The genomic segment TTCCCACATTCTTAGAGTATGGCTTTTATTATCAAGCATTGATTTGACAGTAGGCATATATCCTTTATCTATTGCTTCGCATAAAACATCATATGCAAGTCCATCAATTTCTATTATGATTACTCCTGGATATTTTTTTATGTCACCTTTTCTTTTCTTTGTTGCATCCCTTAGAACTGACCTGTAATATGAACTAGTATCTTCAATTGTTACGAGTGTTGAAAGGATTGTTGTCAATAATGCCATGGCCAATGGTGCTAATATCACTCCCCAACCGGTAATGGTTATGTCGAAAAATGGTGCAAAAATCTGAAGCAGAATCCCATTTAAAACTAGTGTTCCCACTCCAAAAGTCAAAACTAGAAATGGCATCAATATTCTTGTTAATATTGGCCAGAATATGGCATTAATAAAACTGATGAATATGACAAACAATGCCACTTCGTCGAATCTGCTCACGTCAACGCCCAATCCAAAAAAACTAATTAAGTATAATCCTATTATGTTTCCTATAAAGATTATTAAACTTCTTTTTAATGTTATTCGTGGAGGCTTATCATATTCGCTAACATGTTCCATATGTTTATTTATGTTTTTCTTTTAAAAATATTATCTATATTATTTCAAAAATTTCGTTTATTGTATCAACTTTTTTAAATAATTCTTCTTGTTTGTATAGAAATCCTTTTTCACTCATTTCCTCAATCATTTCAAGCATCTTATCAAAGAAGCCCTCAATGTTGAAAACGATAATCTCTTTATCGTGTTGTTTTAACTTTCTGAGGGTTATAATTTCAAAAAATTCATCTAGAGTTCCTATTCCTCCGGGCGTTATTATGAATGCATCTGAATTTTCTAAAAATTTCTTTTTTCGCTCGTCCATTGAATCAACATAAATGAATTCGTCGCACTGTTTGCATAGCGGTTCGAAATTTCCAATCCATTCTGGAGCTATTCCGATTGATGTTCCATTATTGTCATGAATTCCTTTTGCACATGCACCCATCATGCCAGTATCTCCTCCGCCAAAGACTAAACTGTGTCCATGCTTGGCAATTTCACGGCCTAATTCATAAGCGCAATTGGTATATTTTGGGTCTATTTTTCTACTTCCTGATCCATATAAACAAATTTTCATAAAATCATCTCTAAATATCGGGGGTTTGCTCAGCCAAACATAAGTGGCAGATTGCATTAACATTATCCTTTTGATTATCTTTAACCGGACAGAAGAATTCGCCATTCCTCTTTTCTACCTTTAGACTTCCAGGAAATTCACAACCTACTGGATGAATTGGTTCTTCTAAGATAAATGTGGTGTATAGGGCTGTAATTACATAGATTAGTGGGAATTTGTCGTCTTTTTGATCCGACAGCCTTTCCTTTTCAAATGTCCTTTTCAGCATAGGAAATGAACTGTCAAATGATTTTTTATCAATAATTTCATTATCGTAACTGTCATTGTTGAGGACTTCTTTCATTCGAAGTATAAAATATTTTATATAGATTTTTAAATATTTTTCACGATAATTAGCATGAACAAACTTTCCATCTTTTCTCATTCGTGCTGTAGCCATCATCAAATCATGCACTGATATTTCTGCAGCATATTTTTTAAGAATTATCATTAATTCATCACGGGTAATGTTATCTTTTTTGGATAATTCCATTAGTTCATCTAATATCTCCTCTGGTTTCATGTGTAAGTTTATTTATTTTTAAAGATAAAAATACTTTAATATTTTAAAATCAATAATAAATAATTGGTTGATAGTTATGGCTGAAAATTTCATGGAAATTTCTAAGGAAGATATCGAAATTGTTGAAAATGCATTGAAAGTTAATTCAGATTATAAACCTAAAAATGATAATTTCAATGTAAAATCATTTAAAAAAGGAAAAGAAATAGTATTGATACAATATGTCGCCAATGTGGAAAATGAATTGGTTTTTCAAACTAAAGAAGAAAACGGCAAATATTATATTTCAGATACTTTTGCATTGTTCCAGGACAATATTATAAATGGTAATGTGTCAAGGGATGTTTTCCAATCAGTAAATAAATATTTCCATGATGTTATATCAGATGAAAGCAATGATTTTTCAGAGGAAAAGGAAGAGCTGATTAATTTTTTAATGTTGACTGAAGAGTATGATGAAAGTCAGCTTCAGACTGACTTGGATCCTTCAAAGATTCGTGAAGATTATAAAAAGGATTATGATAGGATATACTCTGATGATTCCATGAACCGGGTTGAAAAAAGTTTAGCCTTAAAGGAATTGTTGCACATGTCTATCTGTCAGGTTGTTAATGACCTTGAGCTATTTTTCACAAGACCTGTTGATTTAACTCCTGAAGAGATAGCTGAAAAAGATAAACAGGAAGCTAAAGCTTTGGAAAATGAAATGCAATTATCTTAAGTTTTTCATTTTCAACATAACTATAAGTAATAGTTTTTACATAATTTGTATTATATGATTGCTATCACTAAAAACGAAGAAGTTGTTCTAAACCAGATTAATATATTTTCCATTGAATATCCTGAAGGAATCCCTGTTGGTGTTTTAAGAAAGGATTTAGGGTTTCATGAATATGATTTGGTGGAGATTATAAAGGAACTTGAAGATAAAGATTTGGTTATCTTCAATGATAATAAGGTTTCTTTATCAGAATATGAAAAGGAAATCAACACTGTTAATTCTAAAAAGGATTTAGAGGAATTGGAATTAAACATTAAGGAAAAAGAATCCTATGAATTGATTCAAAATTTGGTTGATGATAAAAATCTCATATCAAAATACACTTTGGAAGGACATCTTTTGTATGGTGATTTAAAATTGTCTAATTTTAGAATGTATCATATTATTTTATCTTTGCAGAATAAAGGCCTTTTAAAACCCATCGTTAAGGATGATGGCGAATATTATCTGTTGGTAGGATAATATTTTTTCCATATAACATATTAAATCAGTAATATTTTTTTTCATTTTAATCATAATATTTATATAATTTAATAAATATAAAATGTAATTATATAATTTAATGTTTTGATGTGTTTTGTTATGATGAGAATTAGTATGTCTTTACCTAAAAAATTATTATCTGATTTTGATGAGGTATTAAAAGAACGGGGATATCAGTCCCGTTCAAAAGGAATTCGTGATGCACTTCAAGATTATATTGTTAGATATCAATGGATGAACTCTATGGAAGGTCAAAGAATTGGTATTATAACTATCATCTATGATCATCACTATACAGGCGTAATGGAAAACCTTGCAGAAATTCAACACAGCTTTAGAAATGAAATCAACACAAGTATGCATATTCACATGACTGACAAATACTGTATGGAAATTGTAGTCGTTAATGGGGATATTGCTGAAATCCGTGATTTGACTGAAAGAATCATGAGGCTTAAGGGTGTTGAACACGTAAAACTTACAAGTACTGCAAATGGAGAAGAATTTAGTGAACCTGGCCACAGTCATGAACATGGTCATCATCATCACTAAATTTAATATTTTTTTTCATGAAATTCAAAACTACTCCCTATCATTCAGATTTATTAAAGGATACTGATAGGTTAGCTAGTTTCTATAATGCCATAATGGAATATGATGGCAATACTGAGCTTGCTTATGATTTAGGATGTGGGAGTGGCATTCTATCTTATTTTTTAAGTTCTTATTTTGAAGAGATTGTTGCTTTGGAATTGGATTTTAAAGCTGCTAAATGTGCTAAAGAAAATTTGTCCGATTTTTCAAATATTGAAGTTATCAATGAAAATGTTATAGGATATGGTTTTGAAAAAAAGGCAGATCTAATAGTTTGTGAGATGATGGATACTGCATTAATTGATGAGGAGCAGGTACCAGTTTTAAATTATGCCAAAAAGTTTCTAAAAGAAGATGGGCAGATTATACCGCGGGAAATTATTAATACTGTGGAACTAGTAAACTTGCAAAGAGACAATGTTCATTGGGATGAAGATGGAGCAAAATATGAAGTGCTGTCTGATGCTGAAGTCTACTCAAAGTTTAATTTGCTTGATGATATAAATCCAAATTTTGAAAAAGAAATATCTATCAAATCTAAAAAGGATGGATTCGTTAACGGATTAAAAATAACCACATTTACAAAGCTTAATGATAATATAATTTGCGGTCCAACCCCTATGCTAAACCCACCCTTATTGATTCCATTGGAAAAACGATTTGTAAAAGGCAATGATTTTATAAATGTTAAATTAAAATATATTATGGGAAATGGAATTGAAAGTATTCAAACAGAATACCTATAATGATGGTGAAATAATGTCTTTCGAATCTCAACTTGAGGGGTTTCTCTCAAATAGTGAAAAATTGATTGTTTTGGGTGTTGGTAATGACCTCAAATGTGATGATGGCGTGGGACCATTCATCATTAAAAGATTAAAGGAAGAAGATATTGAGGACGAAAATTTAATATTTATCAATGCTGAAACTGTTCCCGAAAATTTTACAGGCAAACTCCGAAAAGAGAATCCGACCCATATTATCATAGTGGATGCCTGTCTAATGAATGGAAACCCAGGGGATATGCAAATTGTAGATAAAGATGATTTTTCAAATATAGGTATTTCAACCCATTCCATGTCTTTATCCTATTTTGTTAAATATTTGGAAAAGGATAATGATTTTAAAATAATTTTTGTAGGAATAGAACCTGAATCTTTAGATTATGGTGAAAACTTAACTGAGAATGTTGAAAAAACTGCTTTTGACTTTATTAATATATTAAAAGGGATTATATTATGAAATTATTGTTTATTGGCTCAAGATTATATGATGACCTTGATTGGTATGTGAGAAGTAAGGGAATTGAAAGTGTACTTACAGAATCTAATGAAGATGCGATTAACTTGGATTTGCCTGACCAGGTTTTTATTGTTCCAAGGGGAATGGATGGTCCAAAACAGGTTGCACTGATGCAAAATGTTGATGCAATTGTCCCGTTGATTGGAATAGATCCGCCATTAATTGATGTTGCGCATATGAAAGAAGAAATTGAAAGCGAGTATAATATACCCGTCATTGCTTCTGATGTAAGAGCTGTTGAGCTTACTTCCAACAAAATCAGAACCAAGAGCTTTTATGAAGAAATTGGAGTAGCTACTCCACAATATCAGATATTAAATAATCCTAATGAACTTAAAATGGATTTTCCTGTTGTTTTAAAACAGGGTGAAGGACAGGGTGGTAAGGATATTAAAGTTGCCCATTCAATTGATGATGTTGAGGAATATTTTGAGGAATTCGACCAGGCGTTATGTGAAAAATTCGTTGAAGGGTCTGAAATTTCAATTGAAGTATTGGGATATGGTGGGGAATATGTTGCATTGCCTCCAATTTATAAGGGTGAAACCACTTTGGAAGGAACTCATCCATTAAATAAAGTTAAAACAGGACCTTGCATGGTTGAAGGATTGGATAATAACTTAGTTCAACATACTGCTTATAAAATAGCTAAAAATTTGGATTCTGATGGAATTTTTGAAATGGATTTCATGTTTTCAAAAGAAACTCAGCAATTATATGCAATTGAAGTTAATACTAGGCCTAATGGTACCAGATATTTGACCACTGCAACTTGTGGCATTAATTCATTGTGTGAATTAGTCAATATGGCTATTGGCGAGTTTTCAATATCTAAAATTTATGATAGTCTTGAATATTATTATTCAACTGAAATTCCAATAGGTAATTATGAAGGTCCTTCTCCAAAAGAACCTATAAAGTCTTTTGAAGATAATGATTTTGTTGTTCATGGTCCTGAAGGTTATCAAAGAATAACTGCAAGGGCAGATTCCAAGGAAGGGCTCAAACAGCTAGTTGATAAATTGACATAATCTGTGTTATAAGTTATAATTATATACTATTATTAATAGATATCTTATTAATCTAATGATTTATTGTGTGGTAAAATGAATAATACGGATATGTTAATTCTTTTTTTAGTAACATTATGTGCTACAATATTCTTCACATGGTATGTAAAAAGAATATTTCTCCGAGCA from the uncultured Methanobrevibacter sp. genome contains:
- a CDS encoding acetyl-CoA carboxylase biotin carboxylase subunit family protein, with protein sequence MKLLFIGSRLYDDLDWYVRSKGIESVLTESNEDAINLDLPDQVFIVPRGMDGPKQVALMQNVDAIVPLIGIDPPLIDVAHMKEEIESEYNIPVIASDVRAVELTSNKIRTKSFYEEIGVATPQYQILNNPNELKMDFPVVLKQGEGQGGKDIKVAHSIDDVEEYFEEFDQALCEKFVEGSEISIEVLGYGGEYVALPPIYKGETTLEGTHPLNKVKTGPCMVEGLDNNLVQHTAYKIAKNLDSDGIFEMDFMFSKETQQLYAIEVNTRPNGTRYLTTATCGINSLCELVNMAIGEFSISKIYDSLEYYYSTEIPIGNYEGPSPKEPIKSFEDNDFVVHGPEGYQRITARADSKEGLKQLVDKLT
- the hycI gene encoding hydrogenase maturation peptidase HycI; amino-acid sequence: MGVGNDLKCDDGVGPFIIKRLKEEDIEDENLIFINAETVPENFTGKLRKENPTHIIIVDACLMNGNPGDMQIVDKDDFSNIGISTHSMSLSYFVKYLEKDNDFKIIFVGIEPESLDYGENLTENVEKTAFDFINILKGIIL
- a CDS encoding TIGR00730 family Rossman fold protein, with protein sequence MKICLYGSGSRKIDPKYTNCAYELGREIAKHGHSLVFGGGDTGMMGACAKGIHDNNGTSIGIAPEWIGNFEPLCKQCDEFIYVDSMDERKKKFLENSDAFIITPGGIGTLDEFFEIITLRKLKQHDKEIIVFNIEGFFDKMLEMIEEMSEKGFLYKQEELFKKVDTINEIFEII
- a CDS encoding methyltransferase domain-containing protein — protein: MKFKTTPYHSDLLKDTDRLASFYNAIMEYDGNTELAYDLGCGSGILSYFLSSYFEEIVALELDFKAAKCAKENLSDFSNIEVINENVIGYGFEKKADLIVCEMMDTALIDEEQVPVLNYAKKFLKEDGQIIPREIINTVELVNLQRDNVHWDEDGAKYEVLSDAEVYSKFNLLDDINPNFEKEISIKSKKDGFVNGLKITTFTKLNDNIICGPTPMLNPPLLIPLEKRFVKGNDFINVKLKYIMGNGIESIQTEYL
- the nikR gene encoding nickel-responsive transcriptional regulator NikR translates to MMRISMSLPKKLLSDFDEVLKERGYQSRSKGIRDALQDYIVRYQWMNSMEGQRIGIITIIYDHHYTGVMENLAEIQHSFRNEINTSMHIHMTDKYCMEIVVVNGDIAEIRDLTERIMRLKGVEHVKLTSTANGEEFSEPGHSHEHGHHHH
- a CDS encoding DUF2115 domain-containing protein; its protein translation is MKPEEILDELMELSKKDNITRDELMIILKKYAAEISVHDLMMATARMRKDGKFVHANYREKYLKIYIKYFILRMKEVLNNDSYDNEIIDKKSFDSSFPMLKRTFEKERLSDQKDDKFPLIYVITALYTTFILEEPIHPVGCEFPGSLKVEKRNGEFFCPVKDNQKDNVNAICHLCLAEQTPDI